One genomic segment of [Phormidium] sp. ETS-05 includes these proteins:
- a CDS encoding site-2 protease family protein, giving the protein MQAGWRIGTLFGIPFYINSSWLIILVLFTAIQGEAFAVEWGKPLLGWTAGLVMTLLLFTSVLLHELGHSLTAQSQGIRVNSITLFVFGGVAAMERESKTPEGAFQVAIAGPVVSFFLFAVLAALTYIIPTQTPAWILANELSRINLVLALFNLIPGLPLDGGQVLKALVWKITNNRLTGIRVAAKAGKVLGFVAVSSGLYLFFVANNSSLLWVALLGWYGMRNAQAYDRLTDLQEAMIQIKVSDAMNRSFRVVDAQMTLRRFADEYLLEFPPSQIYFAAANGRYRGLVVTDDLSYIERSQWELQPVNRIVRSLAELVAVEETIPLWQAAERLEVHNLPWLTVLSHAGTVAGVIDKGDIVAAVAAKLNISIPPGEMKRIKQEGTYPSGFHLGLLAKAIAEES; this is encoded by the coding sequence ATGCAGGCAGGTTGGCGTATCGGGACGCTGTTTGGTATTCCCTTTTACATTAATTCATCTTGGTTGATTATCCTCGTTCTGTTTACGGCGATACAGGGAGAGGCTTTTGCTGTGGAGTGGGGAAAACCTCTTTTGGGATGGACGGCGGGACTGGTGATGACGCTGCTGTTGTTTACTTCTGTGTTGCTGCACGAATTAGGTCATAGTTTGACGGCACAATCTCAGGGAATTAGGGTAAATTCGATTACGCTGTTTGTGTTTGGGGGTGTGGCGGCGATGGAGCGGGAATCGAAAACGCCGGAGGGGGCGTTTCAGGTGGCGATCGCAGGGCCAGTGGTGAGTTTCTTCCTGTTCGCCGTGTTAGCCGCATTGACTTATATCATCCCCACCCAGACGCCAGCGTGGATACTCGCCAATGAGTTATCCCGCATTAACTTGGTTTTGGCTTTGTTTAATTTAATTCCTGGTTTGCCTTTGGATGGCGGACAGGTGTTGAAAGCGTTGGTGTGGAAAATTACCAATAACCGCTTGACGGGGATTAGAGTAGCGGCGAAAGCTGGTAAAGTTCTGGGGTTCGTGGCGGTGAGTAGCGGTTTATACCTGTTTTTCGTGGCAAATAATTCTAGTTTGCTGTGGGTGGCTTTGCTGGGTTGGTATGGGATGCGCAATGCTCAAGCATACGATCGGCTCACGGACTTGCAAGAAGCTATGATTCAAATCAAAGTCAGTGATGCGATGAATCGTAGTTTTCGGGTGGTAGATGCACAGATGACTTTGCGGCGGTTTGCTGATGAATACCTTTTAGAGTTTCCCCCATCCCAAATTTATTTTGCTGCAGCCAATGGTCGCTATCGCGGTTTAGTAGTGACCGATGATTTAAGCTATATAGAACGTAGTCAGTGGGAATTGCAACCAGTAAATCGCATCGTTAGGAGTTTGGCGGAGTTGGTTGCGGTGGAGGAAACTATACCTTTATGGCAAGCTGCAGAGCGGCTGGAGGTGCATAATCTCCCTTGGTTAACGGTTCTTTCTCATGCGGGAACTGTGGCGGGAGTGATTGATAAAGGGGATATTGTGGCGGCGGTGGCGGCAAAATTGAATATCTCTATTCCCCCTGGGGAAATGAAACGAATTAAGCAAGAAGGCACCTACCCATCGGGTTTTCATCTGGGTTTATTGGCGAAGGCGATCGCTGAAGAGAGCTAA
- the psaK gene encoding photosystem I reaction center subunit PsaK, protein MVYTTLLGAVTATGITTPEWSLNVAIVMILCNLFSLAIGYKAIQKSGVGPKLPVGLPPLFSNFGVPELIATACFGHVLGVGFILGLGNAGLL, encoded by the coding sequence TTGGTTTACACGACTTTACTGGGTGCAGTGACGGCTACAGGTATCACGACGCCGGAGTGGTCCTTAAATGTGGCCATAGTGATGATTCTGTGCAATTTGTTTTCTTTGGCGATCGGCTATAAGGCTATTCAAAAATCTGGTGTAGGACCGAAACTGCCTGTGGGTTTACCCCCCCTATTCTCTAACTTCGGTGTGCCAGAGCTGATTGCTACTGCTTGCTTTGGTCACGTCCTGGGTGTAGGGTTTATCCTGGGTTTGGGTAACGCGGGTTTGTTGTAG
- a CDS encoding phosphoribosylanthranilate isomerase, with amino-acid sequence MRLKICGITNPEQGIAIAQMGADTLGFICVPASKRYRPLSQFAAIIQQLPPATAKIGVFANTTISAICQALNQAKFTGIQLHGDETPTFCQQLRQNLPPEIDIIKALRIQTPTDLHIADTYAKVADTLLLDAYHPQHLGGTGQQLDWTALKGFRPPIPWFLAGGLTPDNIVEALSTVKPDGIDLSSGVEVAPGDKDLTKVSRLFANLRLAQLM; translated from the coding sequence ATGCGGCTAAAAATTTGCGGCATCACCAACCCAGAACAAGGTATCGCCATAGCCCAAATGGGAGCCGATACCCTCGGATTCATCTGCGTTCCCGCCTCCAAACGCTACCGTCCCCTATCCCAATTTGCCGCCATTATCCAGCAGCTACCCCCCGCCACCGCCAAAATCGGCGTTTTCGCTAATACCACAATTAGCGCAATTTGTCAAGCATTAAATCAAGCCAAATTTACCGGCATCCAGCTCCACGGCGATGAAACCCCCACTTTTTGCCAGCAACTTCGCCAAAACCTGCCCCCAGAAATAGACATCATCAAAGCTCTGCGCATCCAAACCCCCACCGACTTACATATCGCCGATACTTACGCCAAAGTTGCAGACACCCTCCTCCTCGACGCCTACCACCCCCAACACCTCGGCGGGACCGGTCAACAACTGGACTGGACCGCCCTAAAAGGGTTTCGCCCCCCAATTCCCTGGTTTCTCGCCGGAGGACTCACCCCAGATAATATAGTAGAAGCTCTATCCACAGTTAAACCCGATGGCATCGACCTTTCCAGCGGCGTGGAAGTTGCCCCCGGAGACAAAGATTTAACCAAAGTCTCGCGATTATTTGCCAATTTAAGATTAGCTCAACTTATGTGA
- a CDS encoding PepSY domain-containing protein, producing the protein MNSAIFRQIHRQIAPIVFIPLFLSAITGIAYSLGKSWFDLPRESTHIFMVIHEAEYFGKYLEPIYVLFLAIGIITMIVTGLTMARSFSKKPKITKWNYRTMHRMVAPIFFLPLLVSATTGVAYRISRSWLGMSRSEADIFLVIHEGKYLGEIFQPIYVLLVGLGLVSIIITGVSMIRWVSLKPKQQMKSEN; encoded by the coding sequence ATGAATTCAGCCATATTTCGCCAAATCCACCGCCAAATTGCTCCGATCGTCTTCATCCCTTTATTTCTCAGTGCTATCACTGGCATCGCCTATAGTCTAGGCAAAAGCTGGTTTGATTTGCCCAGAGAATCTACTCATATCTTTATGGTGATTCACGAAGCCGAATATTTCGGCAAATACCTAGAACCCATCTACGTCCTGTTCTTAGCCATAGGAATTATAACTATGATAGTCACCGGTTTAACGATGGCGCGATCGTTTAGCAAAAAACCGAAAATTACTAAATGGAATTATCGGACAATGCACCGGATGGTAGCGCCGATTTTCTTCTTACCATTACTCGTGAGTGCTACCACAGGAGTGGCTTACCGCATTAGTCGCAGTTGGTTGGGAATGTCTCGGTCAGAGGCAGATATTTTCCTAGTGATTCACGAAGGAAAGTATTTAGGGGAAATTTTCCAGCCGATTTATGTGCTGTTGGTTGGTTTAGGCTTGGTGAGTATCATCATTACAGGTGTGAGTATGATTCGGTGGGTTTCCCTGAAGCCAAAACAGCAGATGAAAAGTGAAAATTGA
- a CDS encoding reverse transcriptase N-terminal domain-containing protein translates to MEWHQINWKAIERYCYKLQKQIYLPSSCGNVRLVRRLQKLMLHSKAAKLLAVRRVTQDNQGKKIAGVDGVKSLSPKQRYELAQNLKLTGKGKPTRRDGYLPHTLPHSFA, encoded by the coding sequence GTGGAATGGCACCAGATTAACTGGAAAGCCATCGAACGCTATTGCTACAAGCTCCAAAAGCAAATTTATCTCCCCAGCAGTTGTGGTAATGTCAGGTTGGTTCGCAGGCTGCAAAAACTAATGCTGCACTCAAAAGCGGCGAAACTGCTCGCAGTACGGCGTGTCACCCAAGACAACCAAGGCAAGAAAATCGCTGGAGTAGATGGGGTTAAGTCCCTATCCCCCAAACAGCGATATGAATTAGCCCAAAATCTCAAGCTGACCGGCAAAGGGAAACCAACCCGACGGGATGGATACCTACCTCACACTCTACCACATTCTTTCGCTTAA
- a CDS encoding sigma factor-like helix-turn-helix DNA-binding protein, with translation MIRNRSDSPILPDRPENWEQFATQLRLDSQSGRLRARWQCIPRLRRNMQLYETRDAGFAQLCDRPDQGESVADFWRQKVVERQSRADWEPANYRELALAHLASYLEPTCDYVAKYATNNYQEICWEDGFAIAREVIYTQEQLADFLKTYRRDGQATIKTYIQGILLRIIRAETSVGEYSQWRLLCQTSKKELRQALSKMGVKEVEISRMILARQCFKEVYVLNRVKHPQRKSGGKWPEPLKEDFGAAASSYNAQKYLPYMPVELLAGKEMEPQEMVALMRQCIQALRNQFNSITWVASLEEMMESFGYEARDGEGGGTRRRLPLPEASLDIWQSLEAEQGQSATTEIEEKLRAALRSENDVMEIRIGDSCWPCDRRKMLLMHYGLGMTEQQVADYLTINQSNVSRLLCRYKKRLLQTLTELSRPQDWITKYVSQWLKADYAAPDRADLIQAALTQALPKIPPQDQELLSLRYGRQLSISYIAQQEQISPSDVAARLETAETNLHSYLFKELDQWIKDYVKLWLTQFYHQPIDAGLIQQLNALDRLSRDMLTLRYGQRLSENQIADMYQIDATQVLNIIGQGKTDLEDNFADWLREEVDISLGRDRYGKIINSIAAYFLNLFYPNQIQQ, from the coding sequence ATGATTCGCAACCGCTCTGACAGCCCAATACTGCCCGATCGCCCGGAGAATTGGGAGCAATTTGCCACCCAGCTACGGCTGGATAGCCAAAGCGGACGCCTGAGAGCCAGATGGCAATGTATCCCCCGCTTGCGGCGGAATATGCAGCTCTATGAAACTAGAGATGCAGGCTTTGCCCAGCTATGCGATCGCCCGGACCAGGGGGAAAGCGTGGCAGATTTTTGGCGGCAAAAGGTGGTAGAGAGGCAGTCGAGAGCGGACTGGGAACCGGCGAACTACCGGGAATTGGCTTTGGCGCATTTGGCGAGTTATTTGGAACCTACCTGCGACTATGTGGCGAAATATGCGACCAACAATTATCAAGAGATTTGTTGGGAGGATGGTTTTGCTATTGCCCGCGAGGTAATTTATACTCAGGAGCAGCTAGCGGATTTTTTAAAAACTTATAGGCGAGACGGTCAAGCGACAATTAAAACATATATCCAGGGAATTTTGCTGAGGATAATTAGAGCGGAAACATCGGTGGGTGAGTATAGCCAATGGCGGCTCTTGTGCCAAACCAGTAAGAAAGAGTTACGACAGGCTTTGAGCAAAATGGGGGTTAAAGAAGTGGAAATCTCTAGAATGATTTTGGCTCGCCAATGCTTTAAAGAAGTTTATGTGTTGAATCGAGTTAAACATCCTCAGAGAAAATCTGGGGGAAAATGGCCGGAGCCGCTAAAGGAGGATTTTGGGGCGGCGGCGAGCAGCTACAATGCCCAAAAATATTTGCCTTATATGCCGGTGGAACTGCTGGCAGGGAAGGAGATGGAACCACAGGAAATGGTGGCTCTGATGCGGCAGTGTATTCAGGCTTTGAGAAATCAGTTTAACTCAATTACTTGGGTAGCTTCTCTAGAAGAGATGATGGAAAGTTTCGGCTATGAGGCGAGAGATGGAGAAGGGGGAGGGACTCGCCGCCGTTTGCCTCTACCGGAAGCATCGCTGGATATTTGGCAAAGTTTGGAGGCGGAGCAGGGCCAGTCTGCTACCACGGAGATTGAGGAAAAGTTGCGAGCTGCTCTCAGGAGTGAGAATGATGTGATGGAAATTAGGATTGGGGATTCCTGTTGGCCGTGCGATCGGCGGAAAATGCTGCTGATGCACTATGGTCTGGGGATGACGGAACAGCAGGTGGCGGATTATTTGACGATTAATCAGTCCAACGTGAGTCGATTGCTCTGCAGATATAAAAAACGACTGTTGCAAACTTTAACAGAATTGAGTCGTCCCCAAGATTGGATAACTAAATATGTGTCACAATGGTTAAAGGCTGATTATGCGGCGCCCGATCGAGCCGATTTGATTCAAGCCGCCTTGACCCAAGCCTTGCCCAAAATTCCTCCCCAAGACCAGGAGTTATTGTCCCTCCGTTACGGACGGCAACTGTCAATAAGTTATATTGCTCAGCAGGAGCAAATCTCCCCGTCAGATGTGGCAGCCAGATTAGAAACCGCCGAAACGAATTTGCATTCTTATCTGTTTAAGGAGTTAGACCAGTGGATTAAGGATTATGTCAAACTCTGGTTGACGCAGTTTTACCACCAACCCATTGATGCTGGGTTAATCCAGCAGCTCAATGCTTTAGACCGATTAAGCAGAGATATGTTAACTCTCCGATATGGCCAGCGGCTGAGTGAAAACCAGATAGCTGATATGTATCAAATTGATGCTACCCAAGTTTTAAACATAATTGGCCAGGGCAAAACCGATTTAGAAGACAATTTCGCGGACTGGTTGCGAGAGGAGGTAGATATCTCCCTAGGCAGAGACCGGTATGGAAAAATCATAAATTCCATTGCGGCATATTTTCTCAATTTATTTTATCCAAATCAAATTCAGCAATAA
- a CDS encoding DUF1822 family protein, with protein sequence MADLMMWKFNPKSNDMLELVIAPDDQQQGWEIAQKLSRHSHRYMAYLNYVAYRTFIPWLADWLGAEFLGNPTVWPEEKLLPIIWEFVAGTAIQVGDKRLVLIVSDEEELESLEVPQEWVDNPQWRGDYYLAVTVSLDGDEDDCWMRVWGFTTHRILKQGIYNDQSRSYSLAREDLTGDLMVMQVTWGLEVRANLASLLSLSEAEAQGLLRVLGKPELHSPRLNLAVPFGQWAALLNDDNWREQLWQRCQEKLVNPGLQKPLVNLRGWLDNMVAEGQQMLSEGWQRFEEVLAPPEPVTVRGNGEVMEAIGPMVRLLKSNHKQELRYHAAGVLGEIGAGNPEAITALTWLLQAAEDEHTRWQAALSLGKIDPGNPAAGVKKAKLVDLGMQLQGQAIALVVAIMPQSEGRLGVFVQVQPKHQPKLPPNLKLTILSEADEPIPGLTVTSRSDDLGLGKDNLIQMNFFSPPPGTRFRVRVTLNDASITEDFVA encoded by the coding sequence ATGGCAGATTTGATGATGTGGAAATTTAACCCCAAATCCAATGATATGTTAGAATTGGTAATTGCCCCCGATGACCAACAGCAAGGCTGGGAAATTGCCCAGAAGCTCTCCCGCCATAGCCATCGCTATATGGCTTATCTGAATTACGTGGCTTATCGCACTTTTATCCCCTGGCTGGCGGATTGGTTGGGTGCGGAATTTTTAGGAAACCCAACGGTATGGCCGGAGGAGAAATTATTGCCGATAATTTGGGAATTTGTCGCCGGTACTGCCATTCAGGTGGGAGATAAGCGGCTGGTGTTGATTGTCAGTGACGAGGAGGAGTTGGAATCTTTAGAAGTGCCACAAGAGTGGGTAGATAATCCTCAATGGAGGGGCGATTATTATTTAGCCGTTACCGTGAGTTTGGATGGGGATGAGGATGATTGCTGGATGCGTGTGTGGGGTTTTACCACCCATCGAATCCTAAAACAAGGCATATATAATGACCAAAGTCGCAGTTATAGTTTAGCGCGGGAGGATTTGACGGGAGATTTGATGGTGATGCAGGTGACTTGGGGGCTGGAAGTGCGGGCAAATTTGGCGTCTTTGCTCAGTTTATCAGAGGCGGAAGCGCAAGGGTTGCTGCGAGTTTTGGGCAAACCAGAACTGCATTCACCGCGCTTGAATTTAGCGGTGCCGTTTGGGCAATGGGCGGCACTTTTGAATGATGATAATTGGCGAGAGCAATTGTGGCAGAGATGCCAGGAAAAGCTGGTGAATCCGGGGCTGCAGAAACCGCTGGTGAATTTGCGCGGATGGCTGGATAATATGGTAGCAGAAGGACAGCAGATGCTATCAGAAGGTTGGCAGAGGTTTGAGGAGGTGTTGGCGCCACCGGAACCGGTGACAGTGCGCGGGAATGGGGAGGTAATGGAGGCGATCGGGCCGATGGTGCGGCTGCTGAAATCCAATCACAAGCAAGAATTACGCTATCACGCGGCGGGAGTGTTGGGAGAAATTGGCGCCGGAAATCCCGAAGCGATTACCGCCTTGACTTGGTTGCTGCAGGCGGCGGAAGATGAACATACGCGGTGGCAAGCGGCGTTGAGTCTGGGCAAAATTGACCCCGGTAATCCCGCTGCAGGGGTGAAAAAAGCGAAGCTGGTTGATTTGGGGATGCAGTTGCAAGGACAGGCGATCGCCCTCGTTGTCGCCATTATGCCCCAATCCGAAGGGCGCCTCGGGGTTTTCGTGCAGGTGCAGCCGAAACATCAGCCCAAGCTGCCCCCGAATTTGAAATTAACCATCCTTTCTGAGGCTGACGAACCGATTCCCGGTTTGACAGTAACATCGCGCAGCGACGATTTAGGACTGGGCAAAGATAATTTAATTCAAATGAACTTTTTCAGCCCGCCACCAGGCACCCGGTTTCGCGTGCGCGTCACCCTCAATGATGCTAGTATTACTGAAGATTTTGTGGCCTAA
- a CDS encoding CHASE2 domain-containing protein — translation MGRVIFLKIESDQATKETVISLQLCREGQLPSEIEGGRLALNPEIEDLYQSWRTSFGQLRQLREGGASRGPGDGWIIGTTSVNQISINYDEKACRQLVRLAEDNVRNWLLSGGNQQWQKIRERLAIELANTTDELSIVVKIKPPHLEISKLPWLAWDLLDIHPEVGISFSFPEFEEAKPLPTPPLTPNLQREVRILAVLGNDKNINLEPDEQAIRALEGAAPHFLYQPSAKELIEALTDEKGWDIFFFAGHSESELQTGRIYINDGESLAVEDFKNALKEAVNRRLKLGIFNSCDGLGLARKLGYLGMQAIVVMKEAVPDEIAQAFLREFLGQYSGGKSLYTAVRIAQQRLEKFPEFPGATWLPIVCQNPTSMPPRWLQLGREIIEEEKETPPIPQPRKIWQQRRLVAATSIVVAISIISLRLLGLFQVYELQAFDHLMRQRPYELPDDRLLIVTGEPEKPFPPNHASLSDKTLAQLAEKLQAYEPITIGFDIYRDFPVSPQHPQLATYLQQNNLFAICKTKGPDAGDKEGIAPPPEVSPDNIVFSDALDDSDKILRRHLLSKPNKYPTDNCGATNHLSFIVALHYLDSLNIGYQQKYANQKSEKDIKIGDVVFKALKPHTGGYQGLNAGGTQILLNYRARYSPLDIADTITVADIIGDKIPPAKIEKLKHRIILIGINPPRNTSSDLWLTPYSANQPQAEKEIPGVFVVAHMVSQITSAVLDKRPLLWVWPLWGEMLWISVWSLLGAILGLWARHSPTVLGISIAGAIGSLYGICYLFILQAGWLPLIPPAIALLVSAMVIIIAAQSQKIDKN, via the coding sequence ATGGGTAGAGTTATATTTCTCAAGATTGAGTCTGACCAAGCCACCAAAGAAACAGTTATTTCCCTGCAGCTCTGCAGGGAAGGTCAACTGCCATCAGAAATTGAGGGAGGTAGGCTGGCGCTAAACCCAGAGATTGAGGATTTATATCAGAGTTGGCGAACCAGCTTTGGGCAATTGCGACAGTTGCGAGAAGGAGGGGCAAGCAGGGGACCTGGGGATGGTTGGATAATTGGCACCACCAGCGTTAACCAAATATCCATTAATTACGATGAGAAGGCTTGCCGCCAGTTGGTCAGGTTGGCGGAGGATAATGTCAGAAATTGGCTCCTCAGTGGTGGGAACCAGCAATGGCAAAAAATCCGGGAACGGTTGGCGATCGAGCTGGCGAACACCACGGACGAACTGAGCATCGTGGTGAAAATTAAACCGCCCCATCTGGAAATCTCCAAGTTGCCTTGGTTGGCTTGGGATTTGTTGGATATTCATCCCGAAGTAGGGATTAGCTTTAGCTTTCCCGAATTTGAAGAAGCCAAGCCATTACCCACGCCTCCCCTCACGCCTAACCTACAGCGGGAAGTGCGAATTTTAGCAGTTTTGGGGAACGATAAAAACATCAACCTGGAACCAGACGAGCAGGCGATTCGGGCTTTAGAGGGTGCTGCCCCTCATTTTCTCTACCAACCCTCAGCCAAAGAATTGATAGAAGCTCTCACCGATGAAAAAGGCTGGGATATCTTCTTTTTCGCCGGTCACAGCGAGAGTGAGTTGCAGACTGGGAGAATTTATATCAATGACGGTGAGAGTTTGGCGGTGGAGGATTTCAAAAATGCCCTCAAAGAAGCGGTGAACCGCCGATTGAAGTTGGGGATATTTAACTCCTGTGATGGTTTGGGTTTGGCGCGGAAGTTGGGGTATCTGGGAATGCAGGCGATCGTCGTGATGAAAGAAGCCGTCCCCGATGAAATTGCCCAGGCTTTTCTCCGAGAGTTTCTCGGTCAATATTCTGGAGGCAAATCCTTATATACAGCGGTGAGAATTGCCCAGCAACGGCTAGAAAAATTCCCCGAGTTCCCTGGAGCCACTTGGTTGCCCATAGTTTGCCAAAATCCCACTTCTATGCCGCCTCGATGGCTGCAGTTGGGTAGGGAAATCATCGAAGAGGAAAAGGAGACACCGCCTATCCCCCAACCTAGGAAAATATGGCAGCAGCGGCGTTTAGTGGCGGCTACGAGTATTGTGGTTGCCATATCCATCATCTCCCTGCGGTTGTTGGGATTGTTCCAAGTATATGAGCTGCAGGCTTTTGACCACTTGATGCGGCAAAGACCTTATGAATTACCGGACGATCGGCTGCTAATTGTCACCGGAGAGCCAGAAAAACCATTCCCGCCAAATCATGCCTCTTTATCAGACAAGACCCTAGCGCAGCTTGCCGAAAAACTGCAAGCCTACGAACCCATAACCATTGGTTTTGACATTTATCGCGATTTTCCCGTATCCCCCCAACACCCCCAACTAGCCACCTACCTCCAGCAAAACAACCTATTTGCCATTTGTAAAACCAAAGGCCCCGACGCCGGAGATAAAGAAGGCATAGCGCCACCCCCAGAAGTATCGCCAGATAATATCGTCTTTAGCGATGCTCTCGACGACAGCGATAAGATTCTGCGCCGTCACCTGTTATCTAAACCTAACAAATATCCCACCGATAATTGTGGCGCCACTAATCATCTTAGTTTTATCGTCGCTCTCCATTATTTAGACAGTCTCAATATCGGATATCAGCAAAAATATGCCAATCAAAAATCAGAAAAAGATATAAAAATTGGCGATGTTGTGTTCAAGGCATTAAAACCCCATACCGGCGGCTATCAGGGACTAAATGCAGGTGGCACACAAATTTTGCTCAACTATCGCGCCCGCTATTCTCCTTTAGATATTGCCGATACCATCACTGTGGCAGATATTATTGGCGATAAAATCCCGCCCGCCAAGATAGAAAAACTGAAGCATCGCATCATCTTAATTGGGATTAATCCTCCCAGGAATACCAGTAGTGATTTGTGGCTCACCCCATACAGCGCCAACCAACCCCAAGCCGAAAAAGAAATCCCCGGCGTGTTCGTCGTCGCCCATATGGTCAGCCAAATTACCAGTGCAGTTTTGGACAAACGCCCCCTCCTCTGGGTTTGGCCCTTGTGGGGAGAAATGCTCTGGATTTCGGTTTGGTCGTTACTGGGTGCTATCTTAGGATTATGGGCACGCCATTCCCCAACAGTGCTGGGCATCAGCATCGCTGGGGCAATAGGTAGTTTATATGGAATTTGTTATCTTTTCATCCTCCAAGCCGGTTGGCTGCCCCTAATTCCCCCAGCTATTGCTTTACTGGTCTCTGCTATGGTAATTATTATAGCAGCTCAGAGCCAAAAAATCGATAAAAATTAA
- a CDS encoding DUF928 domain-containing protein — MDYLNLTSAMILALTSPILSLLLVGANPQNSESVEIAQVNFEQPKPPPDDTPGSQVGTGKRGTGSRGNCPIAASGQGLGISLMPIIPEYGWGKIASESPTVWVYISYSNGAVATPITGEISIEEIDTNRRLPPGKVTISLPTQSGAFPITFASSLEANKWYRWYLVIDCTNPESGDNPSFLSTEGLIYRETISPPLPATPQERLQFYANKGFWYDAINEAGEIYCRQPPDIANLNDWKSLWQDGNFPNELNPELLICPTEEQVGE; from the coding sequence ATGGATTATCTCAACCTCACATCCGCTATGATACTAGCTCTCACCAGTCCAATACTCTCGCTATTGCTGGTAGGAGCTAACCCACAAAACTCAGAATCAGTAGAAATCGCCCAAGTGAATTTTGAACAGCCAAAACCGCCTCCAGACGATACCCCAGGCTCACAAGTAGGAACGGGAAAAAGAGGGACGGGAAGTCGTGGCAACTGTCCTATAGCTGCCTCTGGCCAAGGATTAGGCATAAGTTTAATGCCCATAATTCCCGAATACGGCTGGGGAAAAATCGCTTCTGAATCCCCCACCGTCTGGGTTTACATCTCCTACAGCAATGGCGCCGTAGCCACTCCCATTACCGGTGAAATTTCCATAGAAGAAATAGACACCAACAGAAGGCTACCACCAGGAAAAGTGACGATTTCCTTGCCCACCCAATCCGGCGCTTTCCCGATTACTTTTGCCTCATCTTTAGAAGCAAATAAATGGTATCGCTGGTACTTGGTAATTGATTGCACTAACCCAGAATCTGGGGACAATCCCTCTTTCTTATCAACAGAGGGATTAATCTATCGAGAAACCATCAGCCCCCCATTGCCCGCCACCCCCCAAGAGCGCCTGCAATTTTATGCGAACAAGGGTTTTTGGTATGACGCCATCAATGAAGCGGGAGAAATTTATTGCCGTCAGCCGCCTGATATCGCTAATCTTAACGATTGGAAATCCTTGTGGCAAGACGGAAACTTCCCCAATGAGCTAAATCCTGAATTACTCATTTGTCCGACAGAGGAGCAAGTTGGAGAGTAG